A genomic region of Trifolium pratense cultivar HEN17-A07 linkage group LG3, ARS_RC_1.1, whole genome shotgun sequence contains the following coding sequences:
- the LOC123916917 gene encoding ABC transporter C family member 12-like — MGFEPLIWYCKPEPNSIWEKIVDSAFGSYTPCAINTLVISISNLVLMCLCLYRIWLIAFNAKAQRFCLKSNYYNYILGMLASYCAFQPLLRLFTGNSAFNLNQETDFAPFEITSLIIESLTWFSMIILILLETKVYIRQSRWLVRFGVIYVLVGDIVMFGVILSVKDYSSRSSLYLYLSTIICQVLFGTLLLVYIPNLVPYSGHTTIQAEIPDNGEYEPLCGDDQVCPEMRANFLSRLSFGWITPLMKQGYRKPVTEKDVWKLDKWDQTETLNEKFQKCWNTEFESSNPWLLRALNSSLGKRFWFGGIFKIGNDLSQFVGPILLNHLLTSMQNGDPSWIGYIYAFSIFVGVSVGVLCEAQYFQNVMRVGFRLRSTLVAAIFRKSLRLTHESRKKFSMGKLMNMITTDANALQQICQQLHGLWSAPFRITIAMVLLYQQLGVASLIGSLMLVLIIPLQTFVISKMRKLTKEGLQQTDKRVGLMNEILSAMDTVKCYAWETSFQSRIQSIRHEELSWFRKAQLLYAINSFILNSIPVLVTVTSFGMFTLLGGELTPSRAFTSLSLFSVLRFPLNMLPNLLSQVANANVSLQRLEELFSAEERNLQQNPPIVPGLPAISIKNGDFSWDPKAEKATLSNINVEIPVGSLVAIIGGTGEGKTSLISAMLGELPLVSDGNATIRGTVAYVPQISWIYNATVRENILFGSKFDHGRYWKAIDVTSLEHDLNFLPGRDFTEIGERGVNISGGQKQRVSLARAVYSNSDVYIFDDPLSALDAHIAQEVFRNCIKEGLQGKTRVLVTNQLHFLPQVDKIILVNEGMIKEQGTFEELSKCGPLFQKLMENAGKMEQEVDSNYEDTDSHEKTDVIPLNNDAIVELPNDTNYEKKGKLRKSVLVKKEERETGVVSWKVLTRYTSALGGLWVVSILFACYTLTEALRISSSTWLSVWTSQDSTAASRAGYFLIIYAIFSIGQVSVALANSYWLIISSLRAAKKLHDAMLDKILRAPMVFFQTNPVGRIINRFAKDTGDIDTNVFNLMNSFLGQVWQLLSTFVLIGTVSTISLWAIMPLLIFFYAAYIYYQSTAREVKRMDSITRSPVYAHFGESLNGLSSIRAYKAYDRMSNINGSFMDNNIRFTLVNISSNRWLTIRLESLGGLMIWLIATFAVLQNARSENPAMIASTMGLLLSYTLNITNLLSGVLRQASRAENSLNSVERVDTYINLETEGQSIIETNRPPPGWPTKGSIEFENVVLRYRPELPPVLHGLSFVVPSTEKIGVVGRTGAGKSSMLNALFRIVELQSGRIIIDGYDISTFGLVDLRRVLTIIPQSPVLFSGTVRFNLDPFNEHNDADLWEALERAHLKDVIRRNSLGLDAQVSEGGDNFSVGQRQLLSLARALLRRSKVLVLDEATAAVDVRTDALIQKTIRQEFHSCTMLIIAHRLNTVIDCNRILLLDAGKVLEYNSPEKLLQNEETAFYKMVQSTGPANAEYLCSLVFERKENNSNEYNKESENRLRLLASTNWAAATQFAISSSLSSLHQHLQSPNTKDNKDILNRTKDAVITLQEVLEGKHDETIEETLTQYHVPTDRWWSTLYKVIEGLALLIKLPQDNFQQLEPVFEGRSFD; from the exons ATGGGTTTTGAACCATTGATTTGGTACTGCAAGCCTGAACCAAATAGTATTTGGGAAAAAATAGTAGATAGTGCTTTTGGATCTTATACACCATGTGCAATCAACACTCTTGTTATCTCAATCTCAAATTTGGTTCTTATGTGTCTTTGCTTATATAGAATATGGCTTATTGCTTTCAATGCCAAAGCTCAAAGGTTTTGTTTGAAATCAAATTACTATAATTATATTCTTGGAATGTTGGCTAGTTATTGTGCTTTTCAACCTTTGTTGAGATTGTTCACTGGAAATTCAGCCTTCAACCTGAATCAGGAAACTGATTTTGCTCCTTTTGAG ATAACATCTTTGATCATTGAATCACTTACTTGGTTCTCAATGATAATTCTCATACTCTTGGAAACCAAGGTTTATATTAGGCAATCTAGGTGGTTGGTGAGGTTTGGAGTTATTTATGTTTTGGTGGGAGATATTGTAATGTTTGGAGTTATTCTGTCAGTGAAAGATTACTCTAGCAG ATCTTCCCTATATCTGTATCTCAGCACTATTATCTGCCAG GTGTTGTTTGGTACATTACTTCTAGTTTACATTCCTAATTTGGTTCCATATTCTGGTCATACAACAATACAAGCTGAGATACCTGACAATGGAGAATATGAACCACTTTGCGGAGACGATCAAGTTTGTCCCGAGATGCGTGCCAACTTTTTATCTA GATTAAGTTTTGGATGGATAACGCCGCTGATGAAACAAGGCTACAGAAAACCAGTCACCGAAAAGGATGTTTGGAAGCTAGACAAATGGGATCAAACTGAGACATTAAATGAAAA GTTCCAAAAGTGTTGGAATACAGAATTTGAAAGCTCTAACCCCTGGCTTTTAAGAGCATTAAACAGTAGTCTAGGGAAAAG GTTTTGGTTTGGAGGCATCTTTAAG ATTGGTAATGATCTTTCTCAATTTGTGGGACCAATTTTGCTGAACCATCTCTTAACT TCAATGCAAAATGGAGATCCGTCTTGGATCGGTTACATCTACGCCTTCTCCATATTTGTTGGAGTG TCAGTTGGTGTTCTATGTGAGGCACAGTATTTCCAGAATGTTATGCGCGTTGGTTTTCGCCTTAGGTCAACATTG GTGGCTGCTATATTCAGAAAGTCTTTGAGACTAACTCATGAAAGTAGAAAGAAGTTCTCAATGGGGAAGCTTATGAATATGATAACAACTGATGCCAATGCATTACAG CAAATATGTCAACAACTTCATGGACTATGGTCAGCACCATTTCGAATCACCATAGCTATGGTTCTCCTATACCAGCAACTAGGTGTTGCTTCACTCATCGGATCGCTAATGCTAGTTCTCATTATTCCACTACAG ACATTTGTGATTAGCAAAATGAGAAAACTGACAAAGGAAGGACTGCAACAGACAGACAAAAGAGTCGGTCTGATGAACGAAATTCTTTCTGCCATGGATACAGTAAA ATGTTATGCATGGGAAACAAGCTTTCAGTCTAGAATTCAAAGCATTCGACATGAGGAACTATCATGGTTCCGCAAAGCGCAGCTTCTATATGCT ATAAACAGTTTTATACTGAACAGCATTCCAGTTCTTGTGACAGTAACTTCCTTTGGAATGTTTACTTTACTTGGTGGAGAATTGACACCTTCAAGAGCATTCACCTCACTATCGCTGTTTTCGGTTTTGCGCTTTCCTTTAAATATGCTTCCAAATTTACTAAGTCAG GTAGCAAATGCAAATGTCTCCTTGCAACGTTTGGAGGAACTGTTTTCGGCTGAGGAACGAAATTTACAACAGAATCCACCAATTGTTCCAGGACTTCCAGCCATATCAATAAAAAATGGAGATTTTTCGTGGGATCCTAAG GCAGAGAAGGCTACATTGTCAAACATCAATGTTGAAATACCAGTTGGAAGCTTAGTTGCAATTATCGGAGGTACCGGAGAAGGGAAAACATCGCTTATTTCAGCAATGCTTGGAGAGCTACCTCTTGTATCTGATGGAAATGCTACAATCAGAGGCACTGTTGCTTATGTTCCTCAGATTTCATGGATTTACAATGCTACA gttcgcgaaaatatattatttggatCAAAATTCGATCATGGACGGTATTGGAAGGCCATCGATGTCACTTCTTTGGAACATGATCTCAACTTTTTACCT GGACGCGATTTTACCGAGATTGGAGAAAGAGGAGTCAATATTAGTGGTGGACAAAAGCAAAGAGTTTCTTTAGCTAGGGCTGTATACTCAAATTCTgatgtatatatatttgatgATCCTTTAAGTGCTCTTGATGCTCATATTGCCCAAGAG GTTTTCAGGAACTGTATAAAGGAAGGGCTGCAAGGAAAAACGAGGGTTCTTGTTACCAACCAGCTTCATTTTCTCCCTCAGGTGGATAAAATTATTCTTGTTAATGAAGGCATGATTAAGGAACAAGGAACGTTCGAGGAGTTGTCGAAATGTGGTCCTCTATTTCAGAAACTAATGGAAAATGCAGGGAAAATGGAACAAGAAGTCGATAGTAATTACGAAGATACAGATAGTCATGAAAAGACTGATGTTATACCCTTGAATAATGATGCAATTGTAGAATTACCAAATGATACAAACTATGAGAAGAAGGGAAAATTGCGAAAATCGGTACTTGTTAAGAAAGAAGAGAGGGAGACAGGCGTGGTTAGCTGGAAAGTTTTAACGAG GTACACATCGGCTTTGGGAGGACTGTGGGTAGTTTCTATACTTTTTGCATGCTACACATTAACAGAAGCTCTTCGAATTTCAAGTAGCACATGGTTAAGTGTGTGGACATCTCAAGATTCAACTGCAGCTTCTCGAGCCGGATATTTTCTTATCATCTATGCAATTTTTTCAATTGGACAG GTATCTGTGGCACTTGCAAACTCTTATTGGTTGATCATTTCAAGTCTTCGTGCTGCGAAAAAATTGCATGATGCAATGCTAGATAAAATCCTACGCGCTCCAATGGTATTTTTCCAGACTAATCCTGTCGGCCGAATAATTAATAGATTTGCGAAAGACACGGGAGACATTGATACCAATGTTTTTAATTTGATGAATTCGTTTCTGGGGCAAGTCTGGCAACTACTTTCAACATTTGTTCTTATAGGTACTGTGAGCACCATATCCCTGTGGGCCATAATGCCACTTCTGATATTCTTTTATGCTGCTTATATATACTACCAG AGCACAGCTCGAGAGGTAAAGCGCATGGATTCCATTACAAGATCGCCTGTTTATGCACATTTTGGAGAATCATTGAACGGTTTGTCGAGCATTCGGGCTTACAAAGCGTATGACAGGATGTCAAACATCAACGGAAGTTTCATGGATAACAATATCAGATTTACTCTTGTGAATATTAGTTCGAACCGTTGGTTAACCATAAGGTTAGAAAGCTTAGGAGGCCTCATGATTTGGTTGATAGCAACATTTGCTGTGTTACAAAATGCAAGATCTGAAAACCCTGCAATGATTGCATCTACAATGGGTCTACTTCTCAGTTATACATTGAACATAACAAATCTCTTGAGCGGTGTACTTAGACAAGCGAGTAGAGCTGAAAACAGTTTAAATTCGGTCGAACGTGTTGACACGTATATAAATTTAGAAACTGAGGGTCAAAGTATAATTGAGACCAACCGTCCACCACCAGGATGGCCAACAAAAGGATCAATTGAGTTTGAGAATGTTGTTCTGAGGTATAGGCCGGAACTTCCCCCGGTCCTGCATGGATTGTCCTTTGTAGTGCCTTCAACTGAGAAGATAGGTGTAGTTGGAAGAACTGGTGCAGGAAAGTCTAGCATGCTTAATGCATTATTCCGGATTGTTGAACTACAAAGTGGAAGAATCATTATAGATGGTTATGATATTTCTACGTTCGGTCTAGTAGATCTGCGAAGAGTTCTTACTATCATACCACAGTCGCCGGTTCTTTTCTCTG GTACTGTTCGTTTCAATCTCGATCCATTTAATGAACACAATGATGCTGACCTATGGGAAGCTTTGGAAAGGGCACACTTGAAAGATGTAATAAGAAGAAATTCACTTGGTCTAGATGCTCAGGTTTCTGAAGGAGGTGACAATTTCAGCGTCGGACAAAGGCAACTATTAAGTCTAGCGAGAGCGTTGCTAAGAAGATCAAAGGTTCTTGTCCTTGATGAAGCTACGGCTGCTGTAGATGTTAGAACCGATGCACTTATACAGAAAACTATCAGACAAGAATTCCATTCCTGCACAATGCTCATCATTGCACATAGATTGAATACAGTTATCGACTGCAACCGGATTCTGTTGCTAGATGCTGGCAAG GTTCTTGAATACAATTCACCAGAGAAACTCTTACAAAATGAAGAAACTGCATTCTACAAAATGGTTCAAAGTACTGGACCTGCAAATGCTGAGTATTTATGTAGCTTAGTGTTTGAAAGAAAAGAGAACAATTCAAATGAATATAACAAGGAGTCGGAAAACCGTCTAAGACTGTTAGCATCGACAAATTGGGCTGCTGCTACACAATTTGCAATATCTTCTAGTCTTTCTTCTTTACATCAACATCTTCAAAGTCCAAATACTAAAGACAATAAAGACATTCTTAATAGAACAAAGGATGCAGTAATTACACTTCAAGAAGTTCTAGAGGGAAAGCATGATGAAACTATAGAAGAGACATTGACTCAATATCATGTCCCTACAGATAGATGGTGGTCTACTCTCTATAAAGTTATTGAAG GTCTAGCTCTCTTGATCAAGTTGCCTCAAGACAACTTTCAACAATTAGAACCTGTTTTTGAAGGGAGATCATTTGACTAA
- the LOC123916918 gene encoding BTB/POZ domain-containing protein At3g05675 — protein MSRTMRSKPVNLTATKDIFVSAVRFAVSIEVPCLPFGDELRISAQEQVDFMLVEDEDITIIVADDEVKSVVRMGVYNIIHSFETDLSSLLFNPTLEFEAVDNTIMRRVSDLEWMCNVLPKMDLMKNFVSNWVAVSSKILLIIEDKKFDHVMWGLKVKLIEVTCKVLEAVSYGSVIVPAPSRVQLLKTWFPYVRKMKPLLDSKAVEETSFAYKMDEDLCQAIEGAIVSLVLTLPSNDQADILADWIGSREVGYPDLSEAFEVWSYRSKSAKRRLVEGLHGHSDEAISS, from the coding sequence ATGTCAAGAACAATGAGAAGCAAACCTGTCAATTTAACTGCTACTAAAGATATATTTGTTTCAGCTGTTCGCTTCGCTGTGTCTATTGAGGTGCCATGTTTACCATTCGGCGATGAGCTAAGAATTTCTGCTCAAGAGCAAGTTGACTTCATGCTAGTCGAAGATGAAGATATTACAATCATTGTGGCTGATGATGAAGTAAAATCTGTTGTAAGAATGGGTGTTTACAATATCATCCATTCATTTGAAACCGACTTGTCGTCATTGCTGTTTAATCCTACCCTCGAGTTTGAGGCTGTGGATAACACGATAATGAGGAGAGTATCTGATCTTGAATGGATGTGTAATGTACTACCGAAGATGGATTTAATGAAGAATTTTGTTTCTAATTGGGTTGCAGTCTCTAGTAAAATCTTGTTGATCATTGAAGACAAAAAGTTTGATCATGTCATGTGGGGATTGAAAGTAAAGTTGATAGAAGTAACATGCAAGGTTTTGGAAGCAGTTAGTTACGGAAGTGTGATTGTTCCAGCTCCGAGTCGGGTGCAATTGTTAAAGACATGGTTTCCATATGTTCGTAAAATGAAGCCGTTGTTGGATTCAAAAGCCGTTGAGGAGACTAGTTTTGCTTACAAAATGGACGAAGATTTGTGTCAGGCCATTGAAGGAGCAATTGTGTCATTGGTATTGACATTGCCGTCAAACGATCAAGCAGACATTCTAGCTGACTGGATTGGAAGTAGGGAAGTTGGATATCCTGACTTGAGTGAGGCTTTTGAGGTGTGGTCTTATAGAAGCAAGTCTGCCAAGAGGAGATTAGTGGAAGGTTTGCATGGACACAGTGATGAAGCTATTAGCAGTTGA
- the LOC123916919 gene encoding uncharacterized protein LOC123916919 → MSLSSKIPSHFNSNLLSHPNTDHKLLLQRFNCVSNIKCGTFFMQNQLVEMKSNSHLFVTLHSRLCSNNANDNVSQAYELSDSSSHEGSEESKESKKGKSLSINEIMKKLKRYGVSGILSYGLLNTGYYLTTFLFVWFYVAPAPGKMGYLAAAERFLKLMAMVWAGSQVTKLLRAAGALALAPFVDRGLSWFTNKFKFQSQGKAFMAIVGFLLGFALIVFLVITLLWA, encoded by the exons ATGTCTCTTTCTTCTAAAATTCCATCCCATTTCAATTCCAATCTCCTCTCTCATCCCAATACCGACCACAAG TTGCTATTACAACGCTTCAATTGCGTCTCCAATATAAAATGTGGTACCTTTTTCATGCAAAATCAATTGGTTGAGATGAAGAGTAATTCCCATTTGTTCGTCACTCTCCATTCAAGGCTTTGCTCAAATAACGCCAATGACAATGTAA GTCAGGCATATGAGCTATCAGATTCAAGCAGTCATGAAG GTTCAGAAGAAAGCAAAGAGAGTAAGAAAGGAAAATCACTGTCAATCAATGA GATCATGAAGAAACTGAAGAGATACGGAGTTTCTGGAATCCTATCCTATGGACTTTTGAACACTGGATACTATCTCACCACTTTTCTTTTTGTGTG GTTTTACGTTGCTCCAGCACCTGGAAAGATGGGTTATCTTGCAGCTGCAGAAAG ATTTCTCAAATTGATGGCAATGGTTTGGGCCGGTAGTCAAGTCACTAAGCTTCTAAGAGCTGCTGG AGCATTGGCACTAGCACCGTTTGTTGACAGAGGATTGTCTTGGTTTACTAATAAGTTTAAGTTTCAATCACAAGGGAAG GCTTTCATGGCAATAGTTGGATTTCTTTTGGGATTTGCTCTCATTGTATTTTTGGTCATCACATTACTTTGGGCGTGA